Genomic DNA from Staphylococcus aureus:
TATGAAAAAGAAATTTGTTTCTAGTTGTATTGCTAGTACAATCTTATTCGGCACTTTATTAGGTGTAACTTATAAAGCTGAAGCTGCAACAGTACATGTAGCTGGTGGTGTTTGGAGCCATGGTATTGGAAAACATTACGTATGGTCTTATTATAGTCACAATAAAAGAAATCATGGTTCAACAGCAGTAGGGAAATATTCATCTTTTAGTGGTGTTGCTCGACCTGGTGTTCAATCTAAGGCATCTGCTCCAAAGGCTTGGGGTGGAAACAAAACATTTTATAGTCTTCACTAATTACATATATTAATTAAGGAGAATAGACAGAATTAAGTAAACTTAATTCTGTCTATTCTCTTGAAAGAGGCAATATGAAAAAATTCAAATTATTTTTAGATTTTAGTACTTTATTATTAATTTCAGGGCTATTATTTTTATTTTTCTTCAAAGAAAATGAAGAAATTATACCTGAAAGTTCCAATATTTTAACAATCTCTAATTGGGATAAATCTAACAGTAAATCAAAAGTGTTAGATGTCATTGAATCAGGCGCCAAAAATCAAAATATACAAATAATTAAATCCGTTAAAGATTTTGATAATAAAAAAGAATTTTTTGTTTTCAACTCAAAACGAAATAATTCTGACTTTATACGTAATAAAACATCACTTTTAACTCCATCAGATTTATTAAACAGAGAGATAAAAGGAAAGTATTATATTATTGGTGAACATTTCAATGTAGAAGAGCTTACGAGTGAATTAAAAAAAGCTGGTTTAACATCTGAAGTTGAATACATAAATAGAAACATATTATTTTTTGAATTAGTCATAGATAATGATTTATTAGTGCCTTTCATATTCTTAGGCGTATTATATCTTTTGTACTTCTTATATGACAGAGGATATAATTTGAAATTTTATGCTATTCAAAAGCTACATGGCTTTTCAACTACACGCATTATTTTTCATAATATTCATATAAAAATCATTTATTGGCTAGTACTTACCACTATTTTCTTTATTGCTAATATATTAATCATTCATATAGCCAATTTAGAATTGGATTTCTTAATGTTTATTCGTAGATTTATCGTGTTGCTTTTTGTTTTTGCTTGTATTACTACATTGTTGTGGCTGATTTCGTATAGTCTTCTTTTGAAGTTAAGTATTCCATTAACCTTAAAAGGGAAAAAAGGATATAAGTTTTCAATATTTATGGGTACCTTCACCAAATGTATCATGGTGCTAATACTATCTTTTTTACTGGCACAAAATTTAAATGCTTATACGAAGTTAAAGAATATATATGACTCTGAAAAAATCTGGCAAAAGTTAGATAATTACTATACATTAGAGATTTCTCCTAATATTAGAAATTCAGAAGAAAAACAAATTTTAGAAACTAATATATACAATTTAATTAAGAAAAGCGAACAACTTGGTGGATTGCTTTTAAAGAATAATAATATAGCCAATCCCGATAAAAACAATTACATTCCTGAAAATGGCAATGTCTTTTTTATCAATAACAATTTTCTGAATTTCTATAAAAATATAAATCATGATTTTAAAATGATTGTCAATCATTCGGATAAAATAAACGTGTTTATTCCTCCAAGGTTACAATATCAAAAATCTGAAATTCAAAAAAATCACCAAGGATGGATTGACTTTCAAAAGCAACAAAACAAAAAAGTAGATGTGCAAGTACTGTCAAAAAACGTATCTGTTTTTTCTTTTGATCGCACAACTAATTTGAAATTTGGATATCTAGATTCTCCAATAGTAATGTTGTTGACACCTGACGATTTAACAGGAGATTTTTATTTAGCTGCTGTTTCTCAAGGTGGATATCTATTTAAAGATTTAGATACACTTAAACAGTTGCTTAAAGATAATCACCTAGAAGAAGAAATTAGCGGTATAACTAATTACAAGGATTCTGTGTTAAATGAATTAAATGAAACGAAAACAAAAATGATAATAACAATAGTTACTATTATTATTAACGTTTTCATTCTTTTGATAGCTACTGTATTTGAAACAATTCAATATTTTAGCTGGAATAAAAAGCAACTATTATTAAGAAAAATTCATGGTTATTCATTATTCAGCAGTAATGTACGTTATTTAACAATTTCTATTTTACTTTCTATTATGTTAGCTTACACTACGCATATTTTATTTGGTTCAAAGATATTACTATTCATAATAATGTCTATTGCTATTATTCAACATTTACTTCAAATTGCTTATATTAAATATCTTGAAAAATACTTTAAAGATTTAATGAGGGAGATTTAAACAATGAAAAGAACTTTAATTATTGTAACAATTGTACTATTAATCATCATACTTAGTCTGTTATTGGTTAGAAATGAGCATTTAGATCGTTTTAACCCACTGTTAAAAGAAAAAGTATCTTATGCCAAAGTTCCAAAAGATACCCAGGACTATAGAAATATAACTGTATACTCTAAAAATGGAGAAAAAAAGAGTTATAAATTGGATTTTTTAGGTTATGATCCTACAAAAGAATATGTGAAAGTAAATCATAAAGGGAAATATGTGCGTTCGATAGAATACATTACAAAAGATATTCCTAGCTTTTTAAAATGAGGTGACCGATAGTGATAAAACTTGAAAATGTTTTTGTAAAAAAAGGTAATAAAAACATTTTAGACGGATGTAACTTTAATTTTGAAAAAGGAAAATCATATGCTTTAGTTGGAGAAAGTGGCGCTGGAAAATCTACTTTACTTAACATAATCGCCGGGTTCGAAGATGTATCACAAGGAAGCATATATATTGAAGATAAGTTACTAAAAAAGAAAGTCGATTTTTATAGATATACGTTAGGGTATTTGTTTCAAAATTTTGCTTTACTTGAAAATCAAACAATCAGTCAAAATTTAGGTTTAGCCCTAAAGTTCAAAAAGAATAAAAAAGATAATATGAACTTAAAGAAAGAAGTATTAAAAAAGGTCGGCCTAGATTTAGATATCAAGAGAATTGTTAGTTCTCTAAGCGGTGGTGAACAACAAAGAGTAGCATTGGCAAGATTAATATTAAAAGATCCGAAAATCATTTTAGCTGATGAACCTACTGGATCACTAGATACGAAAAATGGAAAAATAGTTATTGATTTATTATTGAAGCTACTTGATGAAAATAAAACTATGATTGTCGTAACGCATGATTTAGAGCTTGCGAAACGATTTGATGTCATAGTCAATATTTCTGAGCTTAGAAGTTAAGAAATATTGATAGGTATAGCCATACATAGAGAAAAAACAATATGAAATATGATTAGTCATTACTTTTGAGTTTTTTAATTTAAGGACTGGATTTTCCAGTCCTTTTTTGTGATGACAAAAAACAAGCCTCGCAGAGCACACGTTTTTAATGACTTATTTGGTTTTTAATAAGTCTAGTATGTTAAAACTTTTCTGTGTTTAGGTGTTATAATCATATGCAGTGGAAGTTGATTTATTATGTCTTATTCAATTATTCGAGTTGTTAAAGTGAAATCAAAAACAAATACAAGAGGTATTCAAAGAGAAAATAAAAATTATGAAAATATAGATATTGATTTAAGTAAGTCATATTTAAACTATGATTTAGTCAATGATACTAAGTTTGATTTTAATAAAAAAATTGATGAGAAAATCGAAAAAAATTATAAAGGGAAACGCAAAATTAGAACAGATGCCATTAAACATATTGATGGATTAATTACATCAGATAATGTGTTTTTAATCAATTATCTGAAGAAGAGACAAAATAGTTTTTTAAGCATGCTAAAGCGTTCTTGGAAGAAGAATACGGTAAAGAAAATCTTTTATATGCGACAGTACATATGGATGAGATAACACCACATATGCATTATGGCGTAATTCCTATTACTAAAGATGGACGTTTAAGTGCGAAAGAAGTTGTAGGTAATAAAAAAGCATTAACCGAATTCCAAGATAGATTCAATACGTATATTAATAAGCAAGGCTATGATTTAAAACGAGGAATTTCTAGACAACTTACAAAAGAAAAACATGATCAAGTTAGCGGCTATAAACAAAAAACAGAATAT
This window encodes:
- a CDS encoding bacteriocin-associated integral membrane family protein; the protein is MKKFKLFLDFSTLLLISGLLFLFFFKENEEIIPESSNILTISNWDKSNSKSKVLDVIESGAKNQNIQIIKSVKDFDNKKEFFVFNSKRNNSDFIRNKTSLLTPSDLLNREIKGKYYIIGEHFNVEELTSELKKAGLTSEVEYINRNILFFELVIDNDLLVPFIFLGVLYLLYFLYDRGYNLKFYAIQKLHGFSTTRIIFHNIHIKIIYWLVLTTIFFIANILIIHIANLELDFLMFIRRFIVLLFVFACITTLLWLISYSLLLKLSIPLTLKGKKGYKFSIFMGTFTKCIMVLILSFLLAQNLNAYTKLKNIYDSEKIWQKLDNYYTLEISPNIRNSEEKQILETNIYNLIKKSEQLGGLLLKNNNIANPDKNNYIPENGNVFFINNNFLNFYKNINHDFKMIVNHSDKINVFIPPRLQYQKSEIQKNHQGWIDFQKQQNKKVDVQVLSKNVSVFSFDRTTNLKFGYLDSPIVMLLTPDDLTGDFYLAAVSQGGYLFKDLDTLKQLLKDNHLEEEISGITNYKDSVLNELNETKTKMIITIVTIIINVFILLIATVFETIQYFSWNKKQLLLRKIHGYSLFSSNVRYLTISILLSIMLAYTTHILFGSKILLFIIMSIAIIQHLLQIAYIKYLEKYFKDLMREI
- a CDS encoding YxeA family protein, which produces MKRTLIIVTIVLLIIILSLLLVRNEHLDRFNPLLKEKVSYAKVPKDTQDYRNITVYSKNGEKKSYKLDFLGYDPTKEYVKVNHKGKYVRSIEYITKDIPSFLK
- a CDS encoding ABC transporter ATP-binding protein, with protein sequence MIKLENVFVKKGNKNILDGCNFNFEKGKSYALVGESGAGKSTLLNIIAGFEDVSQGSIYIEDKLLKKKVDFYRYTLGYLFQNFALLENQTISQNLGLALKFKKNKKDNMNLKKEVLKKVGLDLDIKRIVSSLSGGEQQRVALARLILKDPKIILADEPTGSLDTKNGKIVIDLLLKLLDENKTMIVVTHDLELAKRFDVIVNISELRS
- a CDS encoding lactococcin 972 family bacteriocin encodes the protein MKKKFVSSCIASTILFGTLLGVTYKAEAATVHVAGGVWSHGIGKHYVWSYYSHNKRNHGSTAVGKYSSFSGVARPGVQSKASAPKAWGGNKTFYSLH